The genomic region CGGTTTCGGGTATCCGTGGCCCGTGCAGTGTGATATCGGGCACTCAGACCGACTCGGGTTTCACCATCCGCTGAAAGCCAGGTGCCCGCCAGCAAGAGCTGTCTCATGCCTTCCCATGGTACCGACCGGACCGGACCAATGGGAGCCAGCAGGGTAAGGCCAGGAGTGATGCGGATCTGTCCGGAATACTGATACAACCATTCCAACGTCCCCGAATAACTCTTCAAGGGAAGAACCTGAAGAGTCAGTTGATCCGACACAAATACCTGTGGTCTTTCAGATCCTGTACCAATCAGGCGCAACAGGGACCGGGGGCCCGTGATCCACTCTGCCGTGAATCGTATCTGATTTCTGATCAGGGATGAACCGGTTGAATCCGGACCGGGCAGATACCACCACCGGCTTTGATGGATCAGACGGGAGGGATCCGATACTGACTGTGACTGCCAGAACAGGGTGGTATGCCATTGCCGTCCATGCCAGCCAGCCTCGGCACGGCTGATCCAGCCAGCCTCACGGTCCTTATTCCAGACCACTCCGCCACTAAGCCCCAGATTCGTTTGTTCCCCTCTCCACTCCGGTCCGGTGAGAACGGAAAAAACAGAACCTGTTTTACCTCGCGGATGGTCAACCACCAGGTCGGCCGTGGAATTCCACCAGCCAATAGACAGATCTTTTTTCCATTCAGCCAGACTTCTGATCTGACCCGGAACCTGAAAGTTGCCTGTTGTGGATAACTGAGAAAGCCCCAACATGAGCTGAATCCGGTCCCCGGCGGAACGCGGATCTGAAAATACCGAAACCTGGGCCTCTGTCCATTCGGACTGGTTGGGTGACAATCCGGATTTCCCAGGCTTGATTTCACGGTTGGACCAGCCGGCGGTTCCTACCCAGAACCAATCGGAAGACCGGCTCATCAGTCCGGTTTGCGAGTTCCCGACTACCAGCGACCCCTGCTGCCCGTGAAAGGTTGTTTCCTTTTCTGTTTCAACGCCCGCCCCGGCATGAATATCCAGATGAATATCTCCATAAGGCATGGAAATCCCCGCCAGTGTCCTCCATCCTCCCTGAAAGGACCCGGCCACCCCTGCATAAGCCTCACCGGGTGGAGCAAAAGGAGCAAACAGGGCAGGAACCTGATCGGAAGGACCGTAGACTTCCATGGCCGGACTGAAAAAACCCTCCGGCTGAAAATTCATGGTAAATGCCTGGTGCTCGCGCAGTTTAAGCGTGGGACTGGGAATCTCGGGCGCCTTGAACAGCCGGACACTGTCAGCAGGTGACTGTGCCAGAATCGGTGTGGCTGCCACAAGCAGCAACAATACAACAAGCAGATTACCTGACAAGTTTACGTGCCTCCCTGACGGCTTCTGAACCCGGATGATCCCGGCTGTATGATTGGATGTAACGGGTCGCCGCTCTCTTCTTTTTCTCCCTTACCATGGCTTTTACCGTTTCCAGAAAAACCAGATCCACCAGAGGCTGATCGCGTGGCCAGGCTTCCAGCAGACGCTTCCCTTCCGTTTCGACGCCGGCCAGTTTCAGGGTGGCAGCCCGGCGTTTGAACAATTCACTGTCCAGTTCTCTGGTAACCGATCCCGGAAGCTGATCCCTCACCTGATCATAGAAGTGTTCGAACGTGGCTGGTTCCTTCCGGTCGAAATAATGACGCGCCAGGTCGGCCAGCAGGTTTTCTTTCTGATTCGCAATGGCCGGCCAGGAAGCCGACTCGGTCTGCCAGAATTCCCAGAAGGACCAATCCCCTTTCAGTCTGGCTGCGGCAGCCAGACGCTGATAAAAATCAAATCGTTCAGACTCATGCCTGAATGGTTCGGAAAGCAGCCATCTCAGACCGGTGGTATCCAATCCTGCCAGCGAGGCAGGATCGATCACCTGTCTGATCTGAATCAGATCGGAGGGAAAGACCATACGGTTGTCGGCTGCGTAGGACCACACAGGCCAGTTGCCAATCATGAATAACCTGAAAACCACCGGAAAACGCAGGTCAGATTGATCATTATTCAGTCCGAGTTGTTCCCATAATGTCACGTCAAATCCATACTGTGTACGCATCTGATCGAGCAGTATACGCCAGTTTTCCGCCTGGTCAGCACCAATCCAGACTTGATTATCACCCGCCGATCCGGGCGGGATTTCGTTAAAAAAGGTCATCCAGGCTGTCATCTGGGGACCAAACATCCGGAAGAGATAGCCGGCCTGAGGGGACCGGAGCACTGCACTGATTGAATCGGCAGGCCAATGGGATCGGGCTGTGGCCAGTGAATAGGCCACAGAAGGCCAGCTGGTCAGCCTGATCAGGCTGGTGGTAAACCGATTCACTGTCAATTCTCCCCTGAGCGCCGAAATCCGGGTTTCCATCGGGACCAGCCAGTTATCACCCCGCATACCGAAACGTGCCCGGTAATCCCTGATCTGCTCAGGAATAAAGGCCATCGACCGGCTTTGCCAGGAAGCCTGAATCTGCAGCAAGGCTACCAGGTCGGGGAAGTAATCTGGCGCGAAGCGTTCAAGAACCCGAAGGGAACCGAGTGCGAGGTCGGGCCGGTTTGCTTTCAGGGTAATCATGGCAGACCGGAACAGAATACGGTTTCTGACCGAATCGGATCGGGAATACCGCAGCTTTTTCTGCATCAATTCCAAGCCGTCGGTTTCCCTGCCCAGTTGAAACAGGTTTTCCACGCGGATCAGATCAATATCATCATAATAATCGGGATACCGGTCCCTCAGACGCAGAATCCGCTGTTCAACAGTATCCGGATCGTTTGTTTCTATCCGGCAAAAAAGTGAGTAAAGAAAGGCATCCTTTTCGAGGTGGTGTCCTCTGAATCGCAGAACAAAGTCGGTGAACCAGGCATCAGCGGTATAAAAATCACGATGGGCCCAGGAAGCAAAAGCCGCATTGAACAATAATTCGGGCCACCCTTTCCGTTGCAGGGAAACCGACAGGTCGGCTGCCTGCTGATAGGCCACCGATGCTTTTTCATATTCGCCCGTTTCCATGTACACCTGACCAAGCAAGGCATAGAGTGAATCGACCGGCAGGTTCAGAGAAGGTTCCTGCGTTACCAGAGCCAGATCCTTGCCGAAGGCAGGCCAGTTTCCCTGTTTCATCGACGCCCATAAGCGGTTGCTCAGGTTGTATCTCGACACATCGGGCAGATACCGGATGAGCGGTAACCTGGCCGAACTGATCTGACCAATCTGACCTGCCGATTTCCAGACTTCAACTTCCAGAACACGGCGGTATGGGTACAACCACGATTTTGTTCCGATCTCGGATGCTTTTCTCAATGCCTGTGGTTTCTGATTATCCATCCAAAGGCACCATGCAAGCCGGTAACGGATGTAGTCAATCTGCCAGTTCTGAGGATAGGCGTTTTCAAACTGACCAAAGGCAATAATTGCCTCTTTCCAGTTCTCCATTCGGGCATAGGATTCCGCAATCAGTAAGCGGGATTTTTCCAGGTATCCGGGTTCACTGATCACCGGAAGAATCAGTTGCAGCAGATCCACGGTCTTTTCATACTGTCCGGTCTGGAAATAGCAATCGGCAGTGGCAGCAAGGGAATAGGTGTAATACTCCGATTGCGGATACTTTTCTGAAAAGGCCGTAAAGTTTTTTCCAGCTTCTACCCAATTACCCAACCGGGTCAGTAGCCAGGCGTGAAGGAGTTCACCATGTATTTGTTCCGGAAAAGCGGTGGCACTTTTCAGACTGATCGTCAGACATTCCAGTGCTTTAGCCGGATCGTCATAATCTGCATACAATCTGGCCAGCCAATAAAAACTTCTGGACCGGATGGGTTCATTTGCCAGGGTGGTCAGTTCGGTGAGTAACGGTTCTGCTTCCTTTAACCGGTTTTGCTGCAAACGCAGGCCGGCCAGTGTCCATAGCCATTCAGACCGGTCGGGATGAACCGGATAGGTTTGCAGTTGAATACGCAGTGCTTCTTCCGATTCCACCCACCTTCCGTTGGATTGGAGCACCGGCAGGGGTACACCGGAAGGTTGAGAAAAAACCGGGGACCAGCACGCGATGATCAGGCCGATCATCTGCAGGAACCGGCCCGTTTTCACCATGGTCGGATAAACAGGTTATAAGCCAGGATAGCCAGAACTGAAACAATGGACACGCTCAGAAGATTCACATGGTCGTTGTTCAGCCAATGAATCCCCCGGGTCACCCGTGATGGGGCATTGCAGTGTTGATCTGCTTCGGTTTCTGATCCGCAAATGGTGCAGGAAAAGACAGCCTGATACCGGGATCCCAGAATGCTGTCGACGAGTGTGCCTGAAAAACCAGTGATCAGAATCAGAAAAAACAGCATCACCGGTGTTTCAAAGTAAAAATCGGTTTGCCAGAAAATCAGTCCGGCAATAACAGCCGATCCTGCTGCTCCTCCGGCAAGTCCGGCCAGGGTCACGCCGCCGCTCTGACCGGCGGGCACCGGCTGACGGGTCAGAATATCCAGAGGCCGGTTCCGGGAAAACCATCGGCCGGTTTCGGTGCTCCAGGTATCGGCCGTTGCTGCTGCAATGGCTGCCAGATACACCACATAAATCCAGGGCCACAGGTTATAATTGGCAAGGAAAAACAGAAGAAGCGGTATACCGCCGTTGGCCCAGACCTGAAACTGATCACGGGCACCCGATTTGACCGAAGGATCATTCTGATCTTCCTGTCTGAACCGGTGCGAGGCCAGGCTGAGAAGACTTGATAAAAGGAAAAAGACCAGCATGGGCAATACCCATCCCCATCCGCCAATTCCAAGCAGGAAAAATCCCATCAGAATCATGGCCACTGCGCCATCGGCCGTCAGGAACCGGAGCAGAACGGACAGCACACCGGCCACCACCATCAGTCCGAGGACCATCCACAGCCAGATCACCAGTTGCGGTTCCTGCATCAGGGTATCCAGCAGAAACGCCGTTCCGAGCGGAACAAAAATATTATCCAGACCCTGAGACAGTATCATTTCTGCCAGAGAGGCAATAAAGGCGACGAGAAGCGCGATCGGAAACAAATCAAAATAGGTCAATCCGGGAAACAATCCGGCAAAGCCGCAAAGCAGTAAAGCCAGATATCCCATGACCATCATGGTGATCATGCCTTCCAGGGTCTTGTTCCGGTTCAGAGTAAACCAGGATCTGATTTTTCCCATGGACTGACCTACCAGGGTAGCCAGTGGATCCGAGGCAGTAAATGCAAGAATCGCTGCCTGAAACACAGCCGGATTGGAATTGAAGTAAAACCAGATCAGGAACCCCGAAATGACAGGCAGATAGACCGGACCAAGTCCGCGTCGTCCATCAAACCAATCAGATCGCCGGAACCATTTCAGTCCGGCCAGATTGATCAGAGCAATAACCAGACAAAGTATCACCACCGGAATGCGGTGGGTAAAAAAGATGGGAACAAAAAAGACGAAGACACCGGCCAGGAAGT from Bacteroidota bacterium harbors:
- a CDS encoding tetratricopeptide repeat protein; the encoded protein is MVKTGRFLQMIGLIIACWSPVFSQPSGVPLPVLQSNGRWVESEEALRIQLQTYPVHPDRSEWLWTLAGLRLQQNRLKEAEPLLTELTTLANEPIRSRSFYWLARLYADYDDPAKALECLTISLKSATAFPEQIHGELLHAWLLTRLGNWVEAGKNFTAFSEKYPQSEYYTYSLAATADCYFQTGQYEKTVDLLQLILPVISEPGYLEKSRLLIAESYARMENWKEAIIAFGQFENAYPQNWQIDYIRYRLAWCLWMDNQKPQALRKASEIGTKSWLYPYRRVLEVEVWKSAGQIGQISSARLPLIRYLPDVSRYNLSNRLWASMKQGNWPAFGKDLALVTQEPSLNLPVDSLYALLGQVYMETGEYEKASVAYQQAADLSVSLQRKGWPELLFNAAFASWAHRDFYTADAWFTDFVLRFRGHHLEKDAFLYSLFCRIETNDPDTVEQRILRLRDRYPDYYDDIDLIRVENLFQLGRETDGLELMQKKLRYSRSDSVRNRILFRSAMITLKANRPDLALGSLRVLERFAPDYFPDLVALLQIQASWQSRSMAFIPEQIRDYRARFGMRGDNWLVPMETRISALRGELTVNRFTTSLIRLTSWPSVAYSLATARSHWPADSISAVLRSPQAGYLFRMFGPQMTAWMTFFNEIPPGSAGDNQVWIGADQAENWRILLDQMRTQYGFDVTLWEQLGLNNDQSDLRFPVVFRLFMIGNWPVWSYAADNRMVFPSDLIQIRQVIDPASLAGLDTTGLRWLLSEPFRHESERFDFYQRLAAAARLKGDWSFWEFWQTESASWPAIANQKENLLADLARHYFDRKEPATFEHFYDQVRDQLPGSVTRELDSELFKRRAATLKLAGVETEGKRLLEAWPRDQPLVDLVFLETVKAMVREKKKRAATRYIQSYSRDHPGSEAVREARKLVR
- a CDS encoding DUF92 domain-containing protein, with the protein product MILTSDWLWAGIALAVYLILTGLEILLNRFFRFNPVFAGAFNYFLAGVFVFFVPIFFTHRIPVVILCLVIALINLAGLKWFRRSDWFDGRRGLGPVYLPVISGFLIWFYFNSNPAVFQAAILAFTASDPLATLVGQSMGKIRSWFTLNRNKTLEGMITMMVMGYLALLLCGFAGLFPGLTYFDLFPIALLVAFIASLAEMILSQGLDNIFVPLGTAFLLDTLMQEPQLVIWLWMVLGLMVVAGVLSVLLRFLTADGAVAMILMGFFLLGIGGWGWVLPMLVFFLLSSLLSLASHRFRQEDQNDPSVKSGARDQFQVWANGGIPLLLFFLANYNLWPWIYVVYLAAIAAATADTWSTETGRWFSRNRPLDILTRQPVPAGQSGGVTLAGLAGGAAGSAVIAGLIFWQTDFYFETPVMLFFLILITGFSGTLVDSILGSRYQAVFSCTICGSETEADQHCNAPSRVTRGIHWLNNDHVNLLSVSIVSVLAILAYNLFIRPW